Below is a window of Flavobacterium sp. N2820 DNA.
TTTGGAATTTGGAATTTAATTCTTGGAATTTAATTTATTTATGCTTCAGTTTCAGTAGCAGGAGCTTCAGTAGCTTCTACTTCTTTAGCTGGTAATTCATCTTTTTCAACTTTTCTATCAGAAAGACCTTCTACTAATGCAGCAGATACTAAAGATAAAATTTTATCGATTGATTTAGAAGCATCGTCATTTGCAGGGATAACGAAATCAATTGGACGTGGATCCGAATTCGTATCAACCATTGCGAAAACTGGAATGTTTAATTTTTGAGCTTCTTTGATCGCGATATGCTCAGCTTTAACGTCTACTACAAAAAGAGCTGCTGGAAGTCTAGACATATCAGCAATAGAACCTAAGTTTTTCTCTAATTTTGCACGTAAACGATCTACTTGCAATCTTTCTTTTTTAGATAAAGTCATGAAAGTACCGTCTTTCTTCATTCTATCAATAGAAGCCATTTTTTTAACAGCTTTACGGATAGTTACGAAGTTTGTTAACATACCACCAGGCCATCTTTCAGTGATGTAAGGCATGTTACAAGCTGCTGCTTTTTCAGCAACGATATCTTTCGCTTGTTTTTTGGTAGCAACGAATAATACTTTTCTACCAGATGCAGCAATTTTTTTCAAAGCTTCATTAGCCTCTTCAATTTTAGCTGCAGTTTTATATAAGTTAATGATATGAATACCATTACGCTCCATATAAATGTAAGGAGCCATGTTTGGATCCCATTTACGAGTCATGTGTCCGAAATGTACACCTGCTTCTAATAACTCTTTAACGTCAATTTTGTTTGCCATTGTGTAATAGTTTACGTTCCGTGATTAGCAATGCGTCACCTTTTTCGCTTTAAGTCAATTGACTTTAAGACTTTGGACTGCATTTCGATGCTAAACTAATTCCCTTTTTACAAGGAATATCGACAACTTTGTTTTTAATTCAATTTTAATTGTAAAAATAAATCTGAAAATATATTCTGATAAATATCGAATATTAACGTTTTGAGAATTGGAATCTCTTACGTGCTTTTTTCTGACCGAATTTTTTACGTTCTACCATTCTTGGATCTCTTGTTAGTAATCCTTCTGGTTTAAGGATAGCTCTGTTTTCAGCCTCAACTTCACACATTGCTCTAGCAATAGCCATTCTTACAGCTTCTGCTTGTCCTGTAGCTCCACCTCCATAAACGTTTACTTTAACGTCAAAGTTAGTTGCATTTTCTGTCATAGACATTGGTTGCATAACTTTGTACTGTAAAGTAGCAGTAGGGAAGTAGTTACTAAATTCTCTTTTGTTTACAGTGATTTTTCCTGTTCCTTCTGAAACATAAACACGTGCAACAGCGCATTTTCTTCTACCGATTTTGTGAATAACTCCCATTACTTAAGATCGTTTAGGTTAACTGTTTTTGGTTGTTGAGCTGCATGTTTGTGCTCAGAACCAACATTTACATTTAAATTTCTGAAAAGTTGTGCTCCTAATTTGTTTTTAGGTAACATCCCTTTTACAGCTTTTTCTACTAATAATGCAGGGTTTTTTTGTTGCATTACTTTAGCAGTTAGAGTTCTTTGTCCTCCTGGGTAACCTGTGTGTCTGATGTACGTTTTGTCATCTAACTTGTTACCAGTAAGGTTGATTTTTTCTGCGTTGATAACAATTACGTTATCTCCACAGTCAACGTGCGGTGAATAACTTGGCTTGTATTTACCTCTCAAAAGCATTGCTACTTTTGTTGATAAACGACCTAAGTTATGACCTTCAGCATCTACAACAATCCACTGTTTTTCAACTGTAGCTTTGTTAGCAGAAACCGTTTTGTAGCTTAATGCGTCCATAATATTATTTTAATTAAACATTCCATCCCCAATAAAGGGAGTGCAAAAGTACAAATATTTATTAGAATTGCAAATAGGGTGATGAAAAATATTATTAAGTGGTGTTAAGGAACCAATTTTTATTACGTTTTTTTGGTATTTCAATTGTAAAAATAATGTATTTTTACTTTTTAAATTAAAGGTGTCAAATCGCAATATATAATTTTAAGTTCATACAAACACTTAATATTAGGTAACGATACTAAACAAAAAAGCAATAAGTAATGCATATGAAAGCAAAAGCAACCTTAAAACAAATAGCAAAGGAATTTGAAGTGTCAATTTCTACAGTTTCAAAAGCGTTGAGTGATAGTCCAGAAATTAGTGAAGCAACTAAAATTAAAATTCAGGAATATGCAAAATTGCAGAATTATAAGCCAAACAGTATTGCAAAAAATTTAAAAAATCAACGAACCAATACTATAGGTGTAATTATTCCAAATATTTTGAATCCTTTTTTTGCAAAAGTTTTTAGTGGAATTGAAAAAACAGCTTTAGAAAAAGGGTTCAATGTAATTACAGGTATTTCAAATGAATCTTACAATAAAGAAATGCAAGTAATGGATATGTTAAATAATGGAACAATTGATGGTTTTATTGTGGCTGTTGCTGAAGAAACCCAATCGTTAAAAGAACACCAACATTTTAAAGACATTATCAATAGCGGCACCCCAATTGTAATGTTTGATAGAGTTGCAGAGAATATTGTTTGTGATAAAGTAATTGTAGATGATTTTGAATCTTCGTATGAGGCAACACAACACTTAATCAAATTGGGAAGTAAAAAAATTGCGTTACTTTCTACAATTGGTAATTTAAGCGTTGGTCAATTAAGATTTAACGGTTACAAAAAAGCATTAGAAGAAAATCACACAACGGTCAATCATAATCTGTTAATTATTGAAAACGATATTGAATTGTTTGACTCAAAACTAGCAAACTTATTTCAAAAAGAAAAAGTTGATGCAGTATTTGCATTGGACGAACATGCTTCTACAATGGCAATGAAGTTAGCCATCAAAAAAGGGATCAGAATACCAGAGGAATTAAATATTATTGGTTTTGCTGATGGTGTTTGGTCGCGAAGATTAACACCAAGTTTATCAACGGTAAGTCAACATGCACCAGAAATAGGAGCCAAAGCTGCCGAATTACTAATCAACAAACTAACCACTAAAGACGAATTTTATCAACATCAAACAGTTGTTATAAAAACCGAGTTGAGACAGAGAGAGTCTACAAGGAAGTTGTAGTTTATTCTTTCGTGAAATTAAACTTCATTCCGCCCTGATTTAATACAAAGGAGTTGTCTTCAAATACCATTTCAATTCCGGCTGCTGCAAAAACAAACGTCTTTTCTTCTCTAAAGGTTAGCGGAAACGCACTTTGTCCTGTGGCTTGAGCAAATAATTCGCCATTTTTTTCAGAAATTGTAATTTTAATTGGTAAGTCTTTTGAAATGTAAGTTCCAGTGAATTTTGCCAATTCAGTCGCATCCATTTTCATAAATTGTGGAAACGGGAAAGGCATTTTGTAATAAATGCTTAATATGCCTATAGTAATGTCATTTTGAATATAATTATCGCCATTTGTTATTAATGAAAAACTCAATTTTTCAGCAGGATAATAACCTAACATTGAATTAAAATTCTCGATTCTTCCACCATGACCATAAAATCTTCGTTCTCCAAAAGGAAATTGAATTAACGCTTTTCCATACCCTTCTTTGATTTCTTTCATTTGGTCTAAAGAAGTTTGTTTTATTAATTTTCCATTGAAAAGCGCATAAATAAATTTAGTTAAATCTGCTGTTGTAGAAGTAATTCCGCCAGAAGAAAAAGGAATAGAATTGTGATTTTCTAACGATTTTACCCAATTTGTTCCATTAAAATAATAGGAATAACTTTCTTTATTTGCAGTGTTTGTAGCTTCTTCTTTATAATATGTTGTTGGAATAAAAACGTTGTTCAGTACCGCTCCTTTGTCAGTCATTTCGGTTTTGTTTTCAAATGTTCCTAATTCAGCCTTTTTTACGATGCGAATTTGTAAATTTTCCGCGTATGATTTTTTAGTCAACTTTTCAATTATGCAACCTAGAATGAAATAATTTGAATTGCTATATTCGTATTTACTTCCGGGTTCAAAAACAGGTTCGTAAGCTGTGATTACATTTAAAATAGCTTCTTTTGAGTGTTTTTTGTCTATTACTTTATGAAAAGTAGTATCTTGATTAACAAAATCTACAATACCCGTTCTGTGGTGTAATAAATCATAAATTGATATTTTTTCCGCATTAGCCATCTTCGGATAAAAACGAGCTAATTTAGTTTGTAGCCCTATTTTTTTTTCTTCAATCAATTGCATGATCATTACGGCGGTGAACGTTTTGGATATCGAACCTATTTTATAACGTGTTAATCGATCGGCTTTGATCTCTTTTTCTACATCAGTAAGACCATATGCTTTATTGAAAACTACATTTTCACCTTCACGAATGGTTAACGAACCCATGAATTTATTGTTTTCGTACAAATAGTTTAGCAAACTATCAATTTTAGTGAATTTATCTTGAGCAAAAGTGAAACTCGAAAAAGCAAATACAAAAAGGACTAATTTTTTCATAATATTTTCTGTTTTCCTAATTAGTAGTTTAGATTTTATTTTGTTACTGATTTTTGATTTTTTTGAATTCCAAATACGAATATACAATGGGAACAATACTAATAACGGCAGTAATTCCTAAAAAATTATATAATTGCATTTCGTTTGGTAACAAAAATGTCAACGCCATTAAAAGCCCACCAACGAACCATAATTTTCCGCCCATTATATGTGTTTTTTTCCATACTTCTTCATTTTCTAATGTCCAAGGTGTTTTGATGCCAATAAAATAATTTGGTTTTATAGTTTTGAAATAATTACCTAAGAATGCAAAAAGCAAGCCAATAATTGCAAACACAAATCCTGGATTACTGCTTTTTTGTTGCACACTGTACAAAATAAAAACCGCTAATCCCGACATGAATAAGGTTAGAATCATTCGCAGGTTATTTAGTTTGTTGCCCATATTTTGTAATTTTTGCTTTGGATCAACATAAGGAATAATTAGAAAAACAAAATAGGTTATTCCAACCAACATACATAAGACGGCAACTAGCTCTTTTTTATCGCCATAACGATCAATTTCTCCAGCGCCATTCCAATGCATAGGTACTTTTTCTGGTAAACGATTCCAAATGTAAATTAGATAAACAAAAGGAATTAAAGCAATTGCTAAAAACGGAATTTCTTTTTTAAACTTCTCCATACTTTATTTTTTTAGTGTAATAATCCATTTTAAAATATCATCAACAATGGTAGTGTTTAATGAATAGACTACAAATTGTCCTTTTTTTTCGCTAGTAACTAAATCGGCACGTTTTAAAATATCCAAATGATGCGAAATACTAGGTTTTGAAATATGAAATTGGTCCGCAATATCGCCAGCTGTCATTTCCTGTTTACGCAGCAATTCCAGAATATCTCTTCTGGTTTCGTCGTTTAAGGCTTTGAAAATTGCGTTCATATTAATTTATATATTTAGACAAATATCTAAATATTATTTGAAATGGCAAAAGGATTGAGAATAAATAAATTATAAATAGATTGCTATACTAATAATAACAAGTAATAAAAATATCCAATTGATTAGCATATCAAAGCGATATTTTGGGAGTTTATGTTCAGGATATTTGACATTCCATTTTTTTGAAATAGCAAATTCAGTTAACATTTTTGGTGTAATTGGAATTTCTTTAACTCTATTGTGTGGATTTTTAAAAAACAAACTTCCAAGATTGAATGTTAAACTTCCTTCTTCTTGATAATGAAAATACCATAGAAAATTGTTCATATCGACATTATATTTTTCAGCGTATTTAGAAAGTAATTCTTCGCAATCATCACCATCAATTTTCAATAAAGTAAAAATATCAGAATTCGACTGAAGATTGGATTTCCAATATTCTGTTTCAATGAAATCAATTATTTCTTTTTCTAATATTTTATCCATAAAACATCACATTTTGTGATTTCTCCTTCGTCGAAATGACAAAACCTAATCCAACTGCCAACTGTAACTAACCACTGACCACTTTCCTAATGCGCTTCCAGCCAGTTCTTACCCAATCCAATTTCCACATCTAACGGAACTGCTATTTTGAAAGCGTTTTCCATTTCGTGTTTGATCATTGGTTGAATTTTTTCTAATTCGGAGTTGTGCACGTCAAATACCAATTCGTCATGTACTTGTAATAGCATTTTTGATTTCCAATGTTCAGCCGTTAGTTTTTTATGAATGTTGATCATAGCAATTTTAATGATATCTGCAGCCGAACCTTGTATTGGCGCATTCACTGCATTTCGTTCCGCACCACCACGAACAATCGCATTGGCTGAATTGATGTCTTTTAAATAACGTCTTCTTCCTGAAATGGTTTCGACATAACCGTTTTCTCTGGCAAAATCTACTTGCGAAGTCATAAACGATTTTAATTTTGGATACGTTTGATAATACGCTTCAATCAATTCCGCGCTTTCTTTTCGAGATAAGTTGGTTTGGTTGCTCAATCCAAAAGCCGAAACCCCATAAATAATTCCGAAGTTTACGGTTTTGGCGTGACTTCTTTGCTCTTTTGTTACTTCGTCTAAAGACACATTGAATACCTTTGCAGCTGTACTTTTGTGAATATCTTCGTGATTTTGAAACGCTTTAATCATGTTTTCTTCACCACACAAAGCCGCAATAATACGCAATTCAATTTGAGAATAATCGGCAGAAAGTAGCGTGTAATTTTCATCGCGTGCAATGAATGCTTTTCTAATTTGTCTTCCTCTTTCGGTACGAATTGGAATATTTTGTAAATTTGGATTATTCGAACTCAAACGACCTGTAGCAGCAACCGTTTGCATATAATCGGTATGAACTCTCCCCGTTTTTTTGTCAACTTGATTTGGTAAAGCATCAATATATGTACTTTGTAATTTCACCATTTGACGCCATTCTAAAATATCGCGCACAATTTGATGTTCGTTAGCTAAATAACTCAACACTTCTTCACCTGTAGCGTATTGACCCGTTTTGGTTTTCTTTTGTTTTGCACCACCAATTTTTAGTTTGTCGAATAAAATATCGCCCAATTGTTTCGGAGATGCCAAATTGAATTTCTCACCAGCGGTTTCATAAATTTGTTGTTCAAACGCATCGATTTCTTTTTGCATGTCTACCGACATACTTTTTAGAAACTCAACATCTAAGCGAATGCCTTCTTTTTCCATATCAGCTAAAACAGGAACCAACGGAATTTCGATTTCGTCAAACAATTTTTTCGTGCCTACCTTTTCTAAAATCGGTTGGAAATGTTCTTTTAATTGGAAGGTAATATCGGCATCTTCAGTCGCATATTCTTTTATATCTTCCAAAGGAACATCGCGCATTGACAATTGATTTTTTCCTTTTTTACCAATTAAAGATTCAATTGATTTTGGCGCATATTTTAAATACGTTTCCGACAACACATCCATATTATGACGCATATCAGGATTAATCAGATAATGCGCAATCATGGTGTCGAATAATTTTCCTTTGACTTGCATGTTGTAATTCGAAAGAATTTTCAAGTCGTATTTCATGTTCTGACCGATTTTTTCGATGGTTTCATTCTCGAAAAACGGTCTAAATTTTTCAATTAGAATTTGAGCTTCTTCCTGATTTTCTGGAAACGGAACATAAAATCCTTTTCCTTTTTCGAAAGAAAATGACATTCCTACTAATTCTGCATTTAAAGCATCAATTCCAGTAGTTTCAGTATCAAAACAAACCGAAGTTTGATTTAATAAATTCTGTAATAATAATTTTACAGGCAAATCACCTTGAATAATTTGGTAAAAATGCGTTGTATTTTCTAACGTTGCATAATACGAATGATTCGCTGTTGGTTCGTCCGATTCGTCACTAAAACCGAACAAATCAAATTGGTCTTCGTTTGATTTTTTAGCTGGCGCTTTTTTAATGGGTTGTGGAATTTCAGAAATATTTCCGTTGGCATCAATTTCGTCGTATTCTTTCCCAGAACCAAATAATTTATCAAACTGCGCTTTCATTTGACGGAATTCTAATTCTTGAAACAAAGCATCAGTTTTTTCCACATCGGGTTTTGATAATTCGTAATCCTCGGCATCAAATGTCACGGGACAATCGAGTAGGATAGTGGCTAGTTTTTTGGATAAAAGGCCTAATTCTTTATTGGCTTCAATTTTTTCTTTCATCGCACCTTTTAGCTGATGCGTATTGGCTAATAAATTTTCTAAAGTACCGTATTCTGCTAAGAATTTTTTAGCTGTTTTTTCACCCACACCCGGTAATCCAGGAATATTATCGGCAGAATCACCCATCATTCCTAAAAAATCAATTACTTGATCAGGACGTTCGATTTCAAATTTTGCTAAGACTTCAGGAATTCCCCAAATCTCAATATCGTTCCCCATTCGGGCGGGTTTATACATAAAAATATTTTCCGAAACCAATTGTGCAAAATCCTTATCAGGTGTTACCATAAACACTTGAAAGCCTTCTTTTTCGGCTTGTTTGGCTAATGTTCCAATTAAATCATCGGCTTCAAAACCTGCTTTTTCAATAATTGGAATATGCATGGCGCGTAATAATTCTTGAATGTACGGAACCGCAATTTTAATCGCTTCTGGCGTTTCGTCACGGTGCGCTTTGTATTCTTGGTACATTTCAAAACGATAATCGCTTCCGCCTTTATCAAAAGCTACCGCTAAATGATCTGGTTTTTCGCGTTTAATGACATCCATTAAAGAATTCATGAATCCCATAATAGCGGAAGTATCCATTCCTTTAGAATTGATACGAGGATTTTTTATAAAAGCATAATACCCACGAAAAATAAGCGCGTAGGCATCAAGAAGGAAAAGACGTTTTTGTGACATTGTTCTGAAATTTCATTTAAAATGTAAAAGTACAATTCTTTGCTTAAAAAAACTTTGTTAAAATTCATTTAATGCAGCATCAATTTGTCTAACTTGTTCCTTACTTTGCAAAAAAAAGAGCTAATGATTCGTTGGATTGTTTTTTTAGTATTTGTTATCATTCTGGAAATCTATGCTTTTCAGGCGTTTAAGACTTTGATTAAATCGAAGTGGTTTTTTGTATTTTATTATGTAACATCAGCAATTGCTTTATTTTATATCGTTTATCAATTGTATCATTTTGATAGAAGTGTAGGGCAAACACCAAAGACAATGTTGACTTTTGGTTTATTGTTATTGCTTTATGTTCCAAAATTATTATTAACTGTTATATTGTTTGGAGAAGATATTGTTCGTTTTTTTTCTGGATTATTTGGTGTGATAACAAAAAGCGGTTCCGAAAGTTTTTTACCAGAAAGAAGACGTTTTGTAAGCCAAATTGCACTTGGAGTTGCAGCGATTCCATTTGCCTCATTTTTATACGGAATTACCGTTGGAAAATATAATTTCAAAGTAATTAAACAAACCTTATTTTTTCCTGATTTGCCAGATGCTTTTGATGGAACGACTATAACGCATATTTCAGATATTCATAGTGGAAGTTTTGATGATGCCGAGAAAATTCAATATGCGATTGATTTGATTAATGAGCAAAATTCTGATATGGTATTATTTACGGGTGATATTGTAAATACACATGCAACCGAAATGGATCCATGGATTAATACTTTTAAAGGAATTCATCATCCAAAACTTGGAAAGTTTTCTGTTTTAGGAAATCATGATTATGGTGAATATATAGATTGGAAATCACAAGCCGAAAAGAAGTCAAATTTTGAGGGAATAAAAGCGATTCATGATAAAATAGATTTTAAATTGTTGTTAAATGAACATATTAAAATTAAAAAAGACAATCAAGAAATAGCAATTGTTGG
It encodes the following:
- the rpsB gene encoding 30S ribosomal protein S2 is translated as MANKIDVKELLEAGVHFGHMTRKWDPNMAPYIYMERNGIHIINLYKTAAKIEEANEALKKIAASGRKVLFVATKKQAKDIVAEKAAACNMPYITERWPGGMLTNFVTIRKAVKKMASIDRMKKDGTFMTLSKKERLQVDRLRAKLEKNLGSIADMSRLPAALFVVDVKAEHIAIKEAQKLNIPVFAMVDTNSDPRPIDFVIPANDDASKSIDKILSLVSAALVEGLSDRKVEKDELPAKEVEATEAPATETEA
- the rpsI gene encoding 30S ribosomal protein S9, with the protein product MGVIHKIGRRKCAVARVYVSEGTGKITVNKREFSNYFPTATLQYKVMQPMSMTENATNFDVKVNVYGGGATGQAEAVRMAIARAMCEVEAENRAILKPEGLLTRDPRMVERKKFGQKKARKRFQFSKR
- the rplM gene encoding 50S ribosomal protein L13 encodes the protein MDALSYKTVSANKATVEKQWIVVDAEGHNLGRLSTKVAMLLRGKYKPSYSPHVDCGDNVIVINAEKINLTGNKLDDKTYIRHTGYPGGQRTLTAKVMQQKNPALLVEKAVKGMLPKNKLGAQLFRNLNVNVGSEHKHAAQQPKTVNLNDLK
- a CDS encoding LacI family DNA-binding transcriptional regulator; translated protein: MKAKATLKQIAKEFEVSISTVSKALSDSPEISEATKIKIQEYAKLQNYKPNSIAKNLKNQRTNTIGVIIPNILNPFFAKVFSGIEKTALEKGFNVITGISNESYNKEMQVMDMLNNGTIDGFIVAVAEETQSLKEHQHFKDIINSGTPIVMFDRVAENIVCDKVIVDDFESSYEATQHLIKLGSKKIALLSTIGNLSVGQLRFNGYKKALEENHTTVNHNLLIIENDIELFDSKLANLFQKEKVDAVFALDEHASTMAMKLAIKKGIRIPEELNIIGFADGVWSRRLTPSLSTVSQHAPEIGAKAAELLINKLTTKDEFYQHQTVVIKTELRQRESTRKL
- a CDS encoding serine hydrolase domain-containing protein, whose translation is MKKLVLFVFAFSSFTFAQDKFTKIDSLLNYLYENNKFMGSLTIREGENVVFNKAYGLTDVEKEIKADRLTRYKIGSISKTFTAVMIMQLIEEKKIGLQTKLARFYPKMANAEKISIYDLLHHRTGIVDFVNQDTTFHKVIDKKHSKEAILNVITAYEPVFEPGSKYEYSNSNYFILGCIIEKLTKKSYAENLQIRIVKKAELGTFENKTEMTDKGAVLNNVFIPTTYYKEEATNTANKESYSYYFNGTNWVKSLENHNSIPFSSGGITSTTADLTKFIYALFNGKLIKQTSLDQMKEIKEGYGKALIQFPFGERRFYGHGGRIENFNSMLGYYPAEKLSFSLITNGDNYIQNDITIGILSIYYKMPFPFPQFMKMDATELAKFTGTYISKDLPIKITISEKNGELFAQATGQSAFPLTFREEKTFVFAAAGIEMVFEDNSFVLNQGGMKFNFTKE
- a CDS encoding SdpI family protein — protein: MEKFKKEIPFLAIALIPFVYLIYIWNRLPEKVPMHWNGAGEIDRYGDKKELVAVLCMLVGITYFVFLIIPYVDPKQKLQNMGNKLNNLRMILTLFMSGLAVFILYSVQQKSSNPGFVFAIIGLLFAFLGNYFKTIKPNYFIGIKTPWTLENEEVWKKTHIMGGKLWFVGGLLMALTFLLPNEMQLYNFLGITAVISIVPIVYSYLEFKKIKNQ
- a CDS encoding autorepressor SdpR family transcription factor, yielding MNAIFKALNDETRRDILELLRKQEMTAGDIADQFHISKPSISHHLDILKRADLVTSEKKGQFVVYSLNTTIVDDILKWIITLKK
- a CDS encoding DUF1493 family protein encodes the protein MDKILEKEIIDFIETEYWKSNLQSNSDIFTLLKIDGDDCEELLSKYAEKYNVDMNNFLWYFHYQEEGSLTFNLGSLFFKNPHNRVKEIPITPKMLTEFAISKKWNVKYPEHKLPKYRFDMLINWIFLLLVIISIAIYL
- the polA gene encoding DNA polymerase I gives rise to the protein MSQKRLFLLDAYALIFRGYYAFIKNPRINSKGMDTSAIMGFMNSLMDVIKREKPDHLAVAFDKGGSDYRFEMYQEYKAHRDETPEAIKIAVPYIQELLRAMHIPIIEKAGFEADDLIGTLAKQAEKEGFQVFMVTPDKDFAQLVSENIFMYKPARMGNDIEIWGIPEVLAKFEIERPDQVIDFLGMMGDSADNIPGLPGVGEKTAKKFLAEYGTLENLLANTHQLKGAMKEKIEANKELGLLSKKLATILLDCPVTFDAEDYELSKPDVEKTDALFQELEFRQMKAQFDKLFGSGKEYDEIDANGNISEIPQPIKKAPAKKSNEDQFDLFGFSDESDEPTANHSYYATLENTTHFYQIIQGDLPVKLLLQNLLNQTSVCFDTETTGIDALNAELVGMSFSFEKGKGFYVPFPENQEEAQILIEKFRPFFENETIEKIGQNMKYDLKILSNYNMQVKGKLFDTMIAHYLINPDMRHNMDVLSETYLKYAPKSIESLIGKKGKNQLSMRDVPLEDIKEYATEDADITFQLKEHFQPILEKVGTKKLFDEIEIPLVPVLADMEKEGIRLDVEFLKSMSVDMQKEIDAFEQQIYETAGEKFNLASPKQLGDILFDKLKIGGAKQKKTKTGQYATGEEVLSYLANEHQIVRDILEWRQMVKLQSTYIDALPNQVDKKTGRVHTDYMQTVAATGRLSSNNPNLQNIPIRTERGRQIRKAFIARDENYTLLSADYSQIELRIIAALCGEENMIKAFQNHEDIHKSTAAKVFNVSLDEVTKEQRSHAKTVNFGIIYGVSAFGLSNQTNLSRKESAELIEAYYQTYPKLKSFMTSQVDFARENGYVETISGRRRYLKDINSANAIVRGGAERNAVNAPIQGSAADIIKIAMINIHKKLTAEHWKSKMLLQVHDELVFDVHNSELEKIQPMIKHEMENAFKIAVPLDVEIGLGKNWLEAH
- a CDS encoding metallophosphoesterase, whose amino-acid sequence is MIRWIVFLVFVIILEIYAFQAFKTLIKSKWFFVFYYVTSAIALFYIVYQLYHFDRSVGQTPKTMLTFGLLLLLYVPKLLLTVILFGEDIVRFFSGLFGVITKSGSESFLPERRRFVSQIALGVAAIPFASFLYGITVGKYNFKVIKQTLFFPDLPDAFDGTTITHISDIHSGSFDDAEKIQYAIDLINEQNSDMVLFTGDIVNTHATEMDPWINTFKGIHHPKLGKFSVLGNHDYGEYIDWKSQAEKKSNFEGIKAIHDKIDFKLLLNEHIKIKKDNQEIAIVGVENWGRKFGERGDLNLASKGLTKEDFKIVMSHDPSHWDEKIQHDENQYHLTLSGHTHGFQFGIEIPGWIKWSPVQYVYKQWAGLYENAGRYIYVNRGFGFHAYPGRVGIMPEITVIELKKGEKVA